The nucleotide sequence GGTCCGAAATTTTCGATTTTTTCTCCTGAAGCGCAAAAAACTTTTTACTTGGCTAATTTTGGAACTTGGGCTACCGATATTTATACACAGAGACGGGAAGGAGAAATCTATTTGGACCCCGAAATCCTAACGGAGAAGGTCGCAACCCAGAACAAAAAGTTTCTGGTAGATCTAAAACGGAACGAGAACGGATACTATTTAAAAGTTTCCGAATGGTCCAATAGTAAAAAATCTTCCATATTCATTCCGGCAGAAGGTGTCGGAAGGATGATCGAGGTATTGCGTAAGTTCCAAAACCTGATACAGGATGGGGATATTACGGACATCCCTCCCTCTCGGAATTAGATTGGATTGCACTAAATCTTTAGGAGATGTTCTCATGGGGAAAAAGACGTACTTATTAGCTAGCGTTCTCTTTTTCTTGGCGATTACCGGAACTTCCGGTCAGCAGCCTGCGGGAGGGAACCAAGGCGGCCAAGGCGGCCAAGCACCGGATCCCCTCGAGAAAATTATACTCGAAAACTTCGAGGAGTCCGAAGACTGGAGAGCTAAGTCAACTACTCCCCTGGGAGAGACTAAAACTCTTAAGATGGTTCAAAGAGGTCTGATCCGCGACGTATTCGACGAGAATACCGTTCCGGACAATGGTGG is from Leptospira sp. WS58.C1 and encodes:
- a CDS encoding PurA ssDNA and RNA-binding domain protein, producing the protein MDPEILTEKVATQNKKFLVDLKRNENGYYLKVSEWSNSKKSSIFIPAEGVGRMIEVLRKFQNLIQDGDITDIPPSRN